The DNA region ATCGGCCGTCAATTGACGGAGCATCTGCTGGCAAGCGGGAAGGTCCTGAACTCATTGAGACCGAGCCTGCTATGGGACGCTGCTCGCGGCAGGTCCCGGAAGGTGGAAGAGGCGATTCCGATCCGCAGTGCTTTCTTGAGACGGCTTGCTCACCGGGACAGGATAACGGACGATGGTGTCTGGGGATGCAATTTCAGCATCGCGAAGGACCTCTTTCTTGCGATCAACGGCTGTGACGAAGATTTTCTTGACGGCTCCATCGAAGATAACGATCTCGGGATCAGGGTCTTGAACCAGGGTAAACAGGTCAAATCGGTCCGGGGTCTTGCCATCATTTTTCACTTGTGGCATCAGTCATCGTGGAGCTTTACGAATGAAAAATATCAGCACAATCTTGCTATATTAAAAAAACGGATAGCTGACAAGGAACCTTTCTGCAGGAACGGAATTAGGAAACGCTGAAAACCGTGATAGCAGCGAATCAAGAAAGCGGGGATACAGCGGGGATTATGAATTACAGTATGCGTCCCGCTTTTTCTTTCGCCTCTTTGATTTGACATAATATACATTATCGGACATTTTATAATATCACGTTAAGGTTTAATGTTAATCCATAAGATACTATTAATTTTATTAAAATTACTATTTAGCTTGCCAGGCAAGCCCATTCTCGCTACTGTCTTAAGGCTTCTCTTCATCCCAGCGATTAGCATGCCAACGATCACAATTTCATATTGGACGCGCCGATATATCTGCTCTAATCTCGGAAACATGAGTCCTGCGTTCATGACCCTGCAACGGTCGTGAAACCGGGCAGATCTCAGTTCAAGTTCTTACACTTAAAGTTCTTACACGGCATTCCAGGCGAAGCAGAAAGTGAGTGGCAGTATCAGCGGCAGGAGGAACCGGAAGCGGACCAGGATTTTTTTCTCATCAGTTTGACAGCTTACTTTTGCCCGATCTTCGGTTCGGTCCCGGACAGAAGGCGTTTCAGATTTTCACGATGACGGTAGTATATCATCCCAAAAATAAAGAGTGACAGCAGGCCCAAAGGCTGTGACGAGTGGAAGAAAACAAAGGACAGGAGCGGATATGCGGCAAAGGAGATAATCGCGGCAAGCGAGGAATAACGCCCAAGGATCGCCACTGCGAGCCAGACGGCGAGGCAAAGAATACCGATCAGGGGGACGGTAGCAAGTATGACACCGAAACTTGTTGCTACCCCCTTTCCGCCCTTGAAGTCGAGATAAACGGGATAATTATGGCCGAGCACGGCTGCCGCCGCGCATGAAACCGTGATCCAATCGTTTTGGAGCAGGAGCTTCGCGGCAAGGACCGGTATGTATCCTTTGAGGCAGTCGGCAAGGAGAGTCAGCGCCGCTGCCTTCTTCCCGGAGGCGCGCAGGACGTTTGTCGCGCCTATGTTGCCGCTGCCCACGGTCCGCACGTCGATATTCGAAAACAGCCTGCTGAATACGAGGCCGAAGGGTATAGCTCCGAACAGATAGGAAAACGCGATGGAGAAGAGTGGCGTGAGGGTAGTCATGGGTCAAGGTCCCTGTGATGCAGTTCCCAATGCCTTCGATCAGCGGTTCAATTTGCTCCAGTAGGCCATGAAATAGCGGACCGCCGAGTACAAAGCCAGAATCATTGCAACCCAGAGAGCAACTCTCCCCAAGTCCGTCATCCATCCCTTATCCAGGTAATAATCCAGAAGGAGCAGCAGGACGGCTGCGATCTGGGCTCCTACCTTGTATTTTCCGACCGTTTCCGAGGGGATTATCATCCCCTCGCTCGCAGCCATGGCGCGAAGACCGGTTACGGCGAACTCCCTGCCAATGATCACGATCGCAATCCAGGCGCGAACGACATCGGAGCGGAGTTCCACGAGGATGACGAGAGCCGACATGATTAATATCTTGTCCGCGATCGGGTCGAGCAGTTTCCCGATCCTGGTCACCTGCCCCCATTTCCGTGCCAGATACCCGTCCAGCCAGTCCGTCGCGGCAGCAAGGGAAAATACGATGCCCGCCACGAGGGCCCGTACCGGGCTCGGCTCCAACATGAGGATGATGAAGACCGGCACCGACAGAATCCTGCTCAGGGACAGTAGATTCGGTACGTTGAACAATTTCAAGGCTGTCTCCTCCACCTGCGGTGCATCCACACCCACTGCTCCGGATTCTCTCTGATACAATCCTCGATCCTTTTCGTCAGCATGGCCGTATTACTCACAATGTCCTTCTCATCGTCACCGGTCCTTACCAGTTCGAGCGGACCATCGAATCGGATGGTGTGACGGCCGTCCCGCCCGCGATGTATATAACCGAACAGGACCGGAGCGCCGAATTTGATGGCCATGGAGGCTGCTGCGGTCGGCGTCCGGGCCGGTTTGCCCATGAAATCCACGAAGGCGCTCTCTACATCCGTATCCTGGTCTATCAGGATGCCGAGAATGCGATTCTCCTTGAATACTCGGATCAATTCTCTGGACGCCCCTGGTCTCCCGCGAAGGATCGTCTTGACCCCCATGTCGCCGCGCAGGCGGACGATCATGTTGTTGACCTCCGGCGGTTCCAGGGGCGCCGCCACCACACTAACCGGATACTGGTCAGCCACGGCATGTGCCAGCAGCTCCCAGTTGCCCATGTGGCCCGTAACGACGACGACCCCTTTTCCTGCGCTGAGCGCGCTCCGCAGGCTTTCCCCTCCCTGAATGGTGACCATCCTGCGGAGGCGGCGAGGATTCACCAGCAGCACTTCAAAGAGGGACCGGCCGAGGTGCACAAAGCAAGCCCGGGCGATGCGCCGCACCCTGGCCGGGTTATCATCCCCGTATACGAACGAGAGATGCAGGTACGTCCGCGATCGTTCGCGGGGCAGAAGGTAATAGGCTGCAAGGCCGAGGCTGGCACCGCACCAAATCCCCATCCGGTAGGGCGTCGCGGCCGCCAGACAACGGAGGAATCGCAACGACCATGTGAGGAAGATGCGGTCCAGTTTCTTCCTGAAGGCGACTGTCCTTGTGATCATCGCCGCGGCACAACGCCCCGGCTTTTCAGAATGAAATTGATGACCTCGCGCACGGCCCCCCTGCCGCCATGAGCGCGCGTCACAAGCTGGACATGGGGCCGGACCGACGGGTCGGCATCGGCAACGGCAGCGGCGAGCCCAACCCGCTTGAAGATTGCTACATCAACCTCGTCGTCTCCAATATAGGCTACCTCCTCGTCGCTCAGTCCGTGCTTTGCTACCACGGCATCGTAGGCCGTCAGTTTGTCCTTGATGCCCTGGTGGACGTCCATGATGCCCAGTTCCCGTGCCCTGATATTGACCACTTCCGATTTTCTGCCGGTGATGATCCCGACGAGGACGCCCTCATTCTGCAGCAGTTTGATTCCGTGGCCGTCCCGCACATGGAACGCCTTGGTCTCGTTGCCCTGGTTGTCCAGAATGATCCTGCCGTCGGTCATTACACCGTCCACATCGAGGAGGAGCAGCTTTATTTTTTTCGCCTTTATTTTGAGGCGCTGGTCGGTTATCTGCATAGGGTTAGAGGGAGAGGAAATTCAACCGTTCGCGGTGGCGTTCTTCACGCGATGCCGGCTTTAAGCAGGTCATGGAGATGTATCACGCCTTCTGGTTTTGCGCTCTTGTCGGACACGATCAGGCAGGTGATGGAGTTCCTTTCCATCAGCGCAACGGCCTCTGCCGCGAGTGCGTCCTTGCTGGCGACCTTCGGGTTCCGCGTCATGATTTCCTTTGCCCGTTTGGACAGAAGATTATCCCCGCTCCGCTCCGTTTTTTCCATCCAGCGCCGGAGGTCGCCGTCGGTGATGACACCGACCAGGCTCCCGCCGGAGTCCACGACAGCGGTGACTCCCATTTTTTTCGATGAGATCTCGTAGATCGCGTCCTTGATCAGCGTTTCCTCGGACACGACCGGTATGTCGTCTCCCGTATGCATCAGGTCCCGGACGCGCAATAGCAGCTTTTTCCCGAGCGTTCCCCCCGGATGAAAGCAGGCAAAATCCTCTTCCTTGAAGCCCCGCTGTTCGAGCAGGGCTACGGCCAGAGCGTCTCCCATGGCAAGCGTGGCGGTCGTGCTCGCCGTTGGGGCGAGCCCCAGAGGACATGCTTCCTCTTTGACACCGACGTCGATCACGACGTCGCTGTTCTTCGCCAGCGTTGATTCGCTGTTTCCGGTGAACGCGATGATCCTGATACCCAGCCGCTTTAGCGACGGCAGCATCCTGGTCATTTCGTCGGTTTCGCCGCTGTTGGACAGGGCTATCACCGTGTCTCCCCGCATGACCATGCCGAGATCACCGTGAATACCTTCGGCCGGGTGCAGGAACAGTGCGGGAGTGCCGGTCGAGGCCAGGGTTGCCGCGATCTTTTTCCCGATCAGTCCGGACTTTCCCATTCCGGACACGACCACACGACCCTCACAGCTCAGGATCAGATTGACCGCCTGTTCGAACCGTTCATCGATCCGGTCGATGAGCGCCCCGATCGCTTCCGCTTCGATCCTGAGGACCCTTTTTGCCTGTTCTTTCATCATTTCACGATCCTGTCGATCTGCTGAACCTGCAGCAGCAGCGCGGGGAGATCATCGAGGCCCAGCATGTTCGGCCCGTCGCAGAGGGCCTTGTCGGGGCAGGCGTGCACTTCCATGAACAGGGCATCGACGCCTACTGCAGCGGCAGCCCGTGCCAGATGGGGTACGAACTTGCGGTCGCCCGATGATGCCGACCCCCCTGCCCCCGGCAGCTGCACGGAATGGGTGGCATCGAAAACCACGGGATAGCCCATGTCCCGGATGATCGGAATGGATCTCATATCCGCAACCAGATTGTTATAGCCGAAGGAGACTCCCCGCTCCGTGATGATGATCTTGTCGTTGCCGGTGGACGCCGCCTTCTCAGCTGCATTCCCGATGTCCCAGGGCGCCAGAAACTGTCCCTTTTTGATGTTGATGACCCTGCCCGTCCGTGCCGCCTCCATCACGAAATCGGTCTGTCTGCAGAGAAAAGCGGGGATCTGAATCACATCCAGCACATCGGCCGCCGGAGCGATCTCTTCGAACCGGTGGATATCGGACAGCACGGGAACATCAAGTTCCTTCGCCACCCGTCCGAGAATTGCCAGCCCCTCCTGCATCCCGGGGCCCCGGTAGGATTTGACCGAACTGCGGTTCGCCTTGTCGAAGGATGACTTGAAGATGAACGGAATGCCGAGTTCCCCGGTCATCCGTTTCAGCCGTATCGCCGCTTCCCGGGTGGACTCCTCCGACTCGATGACGCAGGGTCCGGCGATCAGCACAAAGGGCCCCTTGCCGCCAATAGATATGCGCCTGACGGTCACGGTCCGGGTCACGGCTGCCTCACCTGTTCCTTGTGCTTCAGCGATGCCTGGATGAACGCCGTGAAGAGCGGGTGCGGTTTGCGCGGCGTTGATTTGAACTCGGGATGGAACTGACAGCCCAGGAACCAGGGGTGGCCGCGAAGTTCCACGATCTCCACCAGTTCACCGTCCGGCGACGTGCCGCTGATGATCAGCCCGGCCTTCTTCAGGACGTCTTTATACCGGTTGTTGAACTCATACCGGTGGCGGTGCCGTTCGCTGATCTCAACCGCATGGTACGCCTCGTAGGCAAAGGTCCCCTGCTCGATCCTGCAGGGATAGGCGCCGAGGCGCATGCTGCCGCCCTTGTCGCACGACATGTCGCGCTTCTGCACCGTCTGAGACCGGTAATCGAACCACTGTTCGATCAGATAAATGACCGGGTCCGGCGTCTGCTGGTCGAACTCGGAGCTGTTCGCACTTTTGATGCCTGCCAGGCTCCGGGCCGTTTCAATGACGGCGCACTGCATGCCGAGGCAGATGCCAAAGTAAGGTATCTTCCGCTCCCGCGCATAGGCCACGGCAGCGATCTTTCCTTCGACCCCCCGGATCCCGAATCCGCCGGGTACCAGGATGCCGTCCATGCCCTTCAGCATCTCATGCGCTCCCCTGACCTCTATGTCCTCGGAGTCGACCCAGCAGATGTCGACCCTTGCATCGTTGGCGATGCCGCCATGGGTGAGCGCTTCGCAGAGGCTTTTGTACGCCTCCTTGAGATCGATGTACTTCCCGACCAGGGCAATGGTCACGTTCTTCGTGGGATGCTTGACGCGCCTGACGATCTCCTCCCACGGCTTCAAGTCGGTCTTCCCGGTCTTGAGTTCGAAGAACTCAACGATGCGGTCGTCAATCCCCTCCTCATGGAGGCGGAGAGGCACTTCATAGATGGTATCCACGTCCTGCGCCGTGATGACGGCGTTCTCCTCGACGTTGCAGAAGAGCGCGATCTTGCGCTTCATCTCCTTCGGGATGGGCCGGTCGCTCCGGCACACAAGGATGTTCGGCTGGATACCGATCGAAAGGAGCTCCTTGACGCTGTGCTGGGTGGGCTTGGTCTTGAGCTCGTCGGCTGCCTTGATGAACGGTACGAGCGTGAGATGGACATAGAGGACGTTCTGCCTCCCCAGACTGTACCGAAGCTGCCGGATGGCCTCAAGGAAGGGCAGGCTTTCGATGTCCCCGATCGTACCGCCGATCTCGACGATCACGACGTCCTCGTCATCAGCCAGGTCGGTGATGGCCCGCTTGATCTCGTCCGTGATGTGCGGCACGACCTGCACCGTACCGCCCAGATAATCGCCCCGCCGCTCCTTGCTGATGACGTTGAAGTAGATCCGGCCCGATGTGAAGTTATTCTTCTGGGCGGTGGTGACGCTGCCGTACCGTTCGTAATGGCCGAGATCGAGGTCCGTTTCGGCGCCGTCATCGGTCACGTAGACTTCGCCGTGCTGGAAGGGGCTCATGGTTCCGGGATCGACATTGATATAGGGATCGAGCTTGAGGAACGTGACTTTCAGCCCCCTGCTTTCCAGGAGCGCGCCGATGGATGCGGCGGCGAGTCCCTTCCCCAGAGAAGAGACGACGCCGCCGGTCACGAAAATATACTTGGTCGGAGACTTTTTCTTGTCCATGCCTATCGTTTACCTTCTTCCAAACATTTCAGTATTTTACTCAAATCCCCCGGGATGTCAACACCAAAGGACTCGTGTTCGGTCACAACGGTCTTGATCCGATGGCCCGATTCGAGGGCCCGGAGCTGTTCGAGCTTTTCCAGAAGTTCGAGCGGGGTCTGCCTCATTCCCGAATAACCAAGAAGAAAATCCCTGCGGTAGACGTACAGGCCGATGTGCTGGTACATCGGCGCGGTGAGGGGAAGGTCCCGGAGGGATCCATTCCCCGCCCAGCCGTCCCGGTCCCAGGGGATCGGCGCCCGGGAGAAATAGAGGGCGAATCCGTTCCCGTCAAAAACGACCTTGACGACGTTGGGATCAAAAGCGGTGCTGCGGTCAAGGATCCTCCTGCAGACGGTCCCCATGGGGATTGCGGGGTCGTCGACGAGCGGCCGCACTGCCTGGTCTATCATGTCGGGATGGATCAGTGGCTCGTCTCCCTGCACATTGACCACGATGTCGGCCTTTTCCGAGCGTGCAACCTCGGCAATCCGGTCCGTGCCCGTCTGGTGGCTGGCCGATGTCATGACGGCCTCGCCGCCAAAGGCCTCGACCGCCCGCAGGATCCGCTCATCATCCGTTGCCACAATGACCCTCGTCACGAGACGGGACAGCCTCGAGCGCTCGTAGACCCACTGGATCATGGGCTTATCCTTGATCGGGGCGAGCGCTTTTCCCGGAAATCGCGTTGAGCCGTACCGGGCTGGTATGATGGCTACGACCGAGGAAGATTTTGACATGTGCAATCAACCGGCAAAAGAAAGAACGACGGGAGATACTCCTGAAGCGAATGACACTGTTTCCCGATGGACGGTGAGAAAAGTCCTCGCAGAAACAAACTGGTGAAACTCTCGCAGAGTCGCAGCAATCAAGGAAGCTAGAGACTGCCGACTGTCAGCAAGCGATCCTGCAAGATCGGGAGCCGTTCCACTCGTGCTCAGCCCGAAGCATCCGGTACTGCGTTCCGTCCCGGTCTCGATACCATCAAGAACGGGACAGCTCTGCCTTGAAATGCTCGATTGTCCTCCCGAGCCCCTCGTCAACGGAGACCCCGGGGTTCCACCCCAATTTACTGCCGGCCAGCGTGATATCGGGCCTTCGCTGTGTTGGATCGTCGGCGGGGAGCGGTCTATGGATGATCTTCGAACGGGAACCGGTCATGGCGATGATCTTCTTCGCAAGGTCAAGGATGGTATACTCCTCGGGATTGCCCAGATTCACCGGGCCCGTGAAGTCCTCACTGCCCATCATCCGGATCATCCCGTCGATCAGATCGTCCACATAGCAGAAGGAGCGGGTCTGCGATCCTTCGCCGTAGACCGTTATATCCCTGCCCTGAAGCGCCTGGACGATGAAATTGCTCACGACCCTTCCGTCGTCGGCAAGCATGCGAGGGCCGTAGGTGTTGAAGATGCGCACGATCTTGACATCCACGCGGCTCTGGCGATGGTAGTCCATCATGAGCGTCTCGGCCGCGCGTTTGCCTTCGTCATAACAGCTGCGGATGCCGATGGGGTTCACATTGCCCCAGTACTCTTCCTTCTGGGGGTGGACGGCCGGGTCGCCATAGACCTCGGACGTGGACGCCAGCAGTATCCTGGCCTTCGTCCGCTTGGCGATTCCGAGCATGTTCAGGGTGCCCAGGATATTCGTTTTGATGGTTTTGACAGGATTGTACTGGTAATGGATCGGCGACGCAGGGCAGGCGAGATGATAGATCCGATCCACCTCAAGCAGGATCGGGAGCACGAGGTCATGCCGCACCAGTTCGAATGATGGGTTTTCGAGCATGTGGGTGATGTTCCTCTTCCTGCCCGTGAAGAAGTTGTCGAGGCAGAGCACCTCCTGCCCGTCCGCAAGCAACCGATCGCATAAATGCGAGCCCAGAAATCCGGCTCCGCCGGTAACCAGTATCCTCATGCACGTCTCCCCCTGATGAGATAATCTTCGATTGAAAAGGCCGCTGCTTCGATGCCCGCATTAATTGCCGGTCAGTTGTCCATGATGAACCCGCATATTCGTCTGAGGCTCTCCGATATGGGCCTCGCCGCCTCAGCAGTTACTGGTTCATTTCCTCCCGATCCCGTAGTACGTGAACCCCATCTTGCGAAGTTCATCCTGGTTGTAAATGTTCCTGCCATCGAAGATCACCGGCTTTTTCATGAGCCTCTTCATCTTCTTGAAATCCGGGGTCCGGAACTCGTTCCATTCTGTCACGACCGCCAGTGCGTCGGCGTCACGGAGCGCCTCGTAGCCGTCGCTCAGGATGACGATCCTCTTCTTGAATATTTTCCCCGCCTCATGCCCTGCAATGGGGTCGTGCGCCTTGACCACGGCTCCAGCTTTCAGCAGGCTGTTGATAACGACAACGGACGGGGCTTCCCGCATGTCGTCGGTTCGCGGCTTGAACGACAGTCCCCAGACCGCTATCGTAAGCCCGGCGAGCGGTTTCTTCGCGACCTTCCGTTTCGGAGCGCTCGATGCGAAGTGCCGCCGGATCAGTGACGAGAGAAGGCTTTTCTGGCTTTCGTTGACAGCCTCTACCGCCTTGAGCACCTTCGCGTCAACTCCGTATTCCTTCGCGGTCTGGACCAGCGCCTTCACGTCCTTCGGGAAACAGGAACCGCCGTAACCGACACCCGGGAAGAGGAATTCGAAGCCGATCCGGCGGTCATAGCCCATGCCTTTGCGCACACTGTCAATATCGGCGCCCAGCCCCGCGCAAATGACTGCCATCTCGTTGATGAAGGATATCTTGGTGGCGAGCATTGCATTGGAAACATACTTGGTCATTTCGGCGCTCCTGATGTCCATCACCAGGATCGGTTTTCCCGTCCGCACAAAGGGTGCATACATCTCCTGCATCAGCGCGGCCGCCTTGGGGCTCTCGGAGCCGATGACCACCCGGTCTGGCTTCATGAAGTCCTCTATTGCAGCACCCTCCTTCAGGAACTCCGGGTTGGACACCACATCAAACTTGTGCCGGGTCCTGGATGCAACCGCCGACCTCACCTTGTCGCCGGTGCCCACGGGAACCGTGCTCTTGTTGATGACTACCTTGTAGCCGTTCATGTGCCTGCCGACCTCGCTCGCCGCTCCCAGGACCCACTTCAGATCGGCAGAACCGTCTTCGCCGGGCGGCGTGCCGACGGCGATAAAAATAAAATCCGAACTGCGCACAGCATGGGCCATGTCCGTTGTGAAACTGAGCCGGCCGTGGCTCACGTTCCTCCTGATCAGTTCATCGAGCCCAGGCTCATAGATCGGCACCCGTCCGGCATTCAGCATATCGATCTTTTTCCCGTCGATATCCATGCAGATCACATCATTGCCGCTTTCGGCAAGGCAGGTGCCCGTCACGAGACCAACATAACCCGTGCCGATGACAGATATCCTCATAACGCTCCTTTTCCGTGAATCATCTGGTTGAGTAGTTTTTTTCTATCCAAGTCTGGTATGCACCGCTCCTGACACTGTCCACCCAGGCAGTGTTCTCCAGGAACCAGGCAACGGTGCTCTGCAGGCCGTGATCAAAATCGTGGTTCTGTTTCCAGCCGAGTCCGGACTTTATCTTATCGCAATTAATGGCATACCGGCGGTCATGGCCGGGGCGGTCGTTCACAAAGGTGATCAAATCGCGATACGCAGTAACAGGGTGTTTCCGGTTCCTGATCAAATCATTGTCCCTGGCCGGCCTGAGCGTCTCCAGGATGTCGCATATTTTCCGGACGACTTCGATATTTTCTTTTTCGCACTCGCCGCCGATGTTATAGGTCTCGCCCGGCATCCCCTTCTCCAAGACCGTCCATATCCCGCTGCAGTGGTCTTCAACATAGAGCCAGTCACGGACATTCTTCCCGTCACCGTACACCGGAAGCGGTTTTCCCTCGACCGCGTTCAGTATCGTGAGCGGAATCAGTTTCTCCGGGAAGTGATAGGGTCCGTAATTGTTCGAGCAGTTCGATATGGTCGCCGGCAGGCCGTAGGTATGATAGTAGGCCTTGACCAGGTGGTCCGATGCCGCCTTGGAAGCCGAGTAGGGACTGCGCGGGTCATAGGGCGTTGTCTCGAAAAAAGATCCCCTATCACCGAGAGAACCGTAGACTTCGTCGGTGCTGATGTGGTGGAAACGGACATCCCCCCTCCCCGCCCAGAGCTCCCGGACGGCTTCGAGCAGCGTGAACGTGCCGTTGATATTCGTTTCCACGAAGTCCTTCGGCCCGAAGATGGACCGGTCAACATGGCTTTCAGCGGCAAAGTGGACGATCACGCTGATCCCGTATCGCGTGATGACCTCTTTCACCCTCCCGAAGTCGCAGATGTCACCGCGCTCGAAGAAATAGCTTCTGCCCCCGAATTCACGCTCAATCTCCGCAAGGCTCATCAGGTTCCCGGCATAGGTCAGCTTGTCATAATTGACGATCCTGCCGCTGAACGCGCTGTTCCCGAGGACAAAGCGAATGAAGTTCGAGCCGATGAATCCCGCTCCGCCGGTGACGAGAATGCTGGACGCGGACGGTATAAGCCCGGCAGGGCCGGGAACGCTTTTCCTGTTCATGCTCATAGGACTTATGCCTGATCCTTCAGGAAGGACCGGACCGATTCCTCCCACGATGGAATGCCGATACCCAGGGTCCTGGCGATGGCGTCATTCGTCATTGCCGAGAATTTTGGCCGTGCCGCCGGCAAATTGAACGAATCCATCGACACGGGCCGTATGAATTTGCTGCTGTTGAGGGTAGCGAGGATAAGCTTCGCCCACTCATACCGGGAACAAAACCCGGAGTTGGTCAGATGATACCGGCCGGTCAAACCCTGGGCGATTGCCTTCAGCGTGCAGTCCACAACGGTCCTGGTATGGGTCGGCACCGAGAACTCATCACAAGCGATCTTCAGATATTCGCTGCTCTCCGCCCAGGTCCGGAGCTTGTAGATGAAATTCTGTTTGCCGGCACCGAACACCCAGCTGAGGCGCAGGATCAGGTGCCGGGGACAGGCCTGCTCGACCCGTTCTTCTCCCGAAAGCTTGCTCTGACCGTATACGTTCAGCGGGTTGACCGGGTCTTCTTCCGCATAGAGCCCCCGTTCTTTCAATCCGTCAAAAACATAATCAGAACCGAAATGCACGATCACAGCCTGATGGTCCGCGGCCGCACGGGCGAGATGTTCAGGGCCCGCGGAATTGACGGCGAAGGCCTTCTCCCCCTCCTGCTCCGCCTTGTCCACGAGGTTATAGGCGGCACAGTTGAGGATGACACCGGGTTTCCAGGAGGCGACAGCTTCGGCGACACAATGAGAGTCCGTGATGTCGAGCTGCGCCTCGTCAGGGGCGGCATAGGCTATCCCCTGTTTCTCAAAACGCCCGATGAATTCCTGGGCCAGCTGACCGTTTTTCCCCGTGATGAGATATTTCATAGCACATCATCTGATGGTGAAATTGTTGTCGCAGTCCCTGAGCCGGGGATGGATCTTATCCTTGCCGGAGAGCGTCG from Nitrospirota bacterium includes:
- a CDS encoding lysophospholipid acyltransferase family protein yields the protein MITRTVAFRKKLDRIFLTWSLRFLRCLAAATPYRMGIWCGASLGLAAYYLLPRERSRTYLHLSFVYGDDNPARVRRIARACFVHLGRSLFEVLLVNPRRLRRMVTIQGGESLRSALSAGKGVVVVTGHMGNWELLAHAVADQYPVSVVAAPLEPPEVNNMIVRLRGDMGVKTILRGRPGASRELIRVFKENRILGILIDQDTDVESAFVDFMGKPARTPTAAASMAIKFGAPVLFGYIHRGRDGRHTIRFDGPLELVRTGDDEKDIVSNTAMLTKRIEDCIRENPEQWVWMHRRWRRQP
- the plsY gene encoding glycerol-3-phosphate 1-O-acyltransferase PlsY codes for the protein MTTLTPLFSIAFSYLFGAIPFGLVFSRLFSNIDVRTVGSGNIGATNVLRASGKKAAALTLLADCLKGYIPVLAAKLLLQNDWITVSCAAAAVLGHNYPVYLDFKGGKGVATSFGVILATVPLIGILCLAVWLAVAILGRYSSLAAIISFAAYPLLSFVFFHSSQPLGLLSLFIFGMIYYRHRENLKRLLSGTEPKIGQK
- a CDS encoding KpsF/GutQ family sugar-phosphate isomerase encodes the protein MMKEQAKRVLRIEAEAIGALIDRIDERFEQAVNLILSCEGRVVVSGMGKSGLIGKKIAATLASTGTPALFLHPAEGIHGDLGMVMRGDTVIALSNSGETDEMTRMLPSLKRLGIRIIAFTGNSESTLAKNSDVVIDVGVKEEACPLGLAPTASTTATLAMGDALAVALLEQRGFKEEDFACFHPGGTLGKKLLLRVRDLMHTGDDIPVVSEETLIKDAIYEISSKKMGVTAVVDSGGSLVGVITDGDLRRWMEKTERSGDNLLSKRAKEIMTRNPKVASKDALAAEAVALMERNSITCLIVSDKSAKPEGVIHLHDLLKAGIA
- the kdsB gene encoding 3-deoxy-manno-octulosonate cytidylyltransferase yields the protein MSKSSSVVAIIPARYGSTRFPGKALAPIKDKPMIQWVYERSRLSRLVTRVIVATDDERILRAVEAFGGEAVMTSASHQTGTDRIAEVARSEKADIVVNVQGDEPLIHPDMIDQAVRPLVDDPAIPMGTVCRRILDRSTAFDPNVVKVVFDGNGFALYFSRAPIPWDRDGWAGNGSLRDLPLTAPMYQHIGLYVYRRDFLLGYSGMRQTPLELLEKLEQLRALESGHRIKTVVTEHESFGVDIPGDLSKILKCLEEGKR
- a CDS encoding CTP synthase produces the protein MDKKKSPTKYIFVTGGVVSSLGKGLAAASIGALLESRGLKVTFLKLDPYINVDPGTMSPFQHGEVYVTDDGAETDLDLGHYERYGSVTTAQKNNFTSGRIYFNVISKERRGDYLGGTVQVVPHITDEIKRAITDLADDEDVVIVEIGGTIGDIESLPFLEAIRQLRYSLGRQNVLYVHLTLVPFIKAADELKTKPTQHSVKELLSIGIQPNILVCRSDRPIPKEMKRKIALFCNVEENAVITAQDVDTIYEVPLRLHEEGIDDRIVEFFELKTGKTDLKPWEEIVRRVKHPTKNVTIALVGKYIDLKEAYKSLCEALTHGGIANDARVDICWVDSEDIEVRGAHEMLKGMDGILVPGGFGIRGVEGKIAAVAYARERKIPYFGICLGMQCAVIETARSLAGIKSANSSEFDQQTPDPVIYLIEQWFDYRSQTVQKRDMSCDKGGSMRLGAYPCRIEQGTFAYEAYHAVEISERHRHRYEFNNRYKDVLKKAGLIISGTSPDGELVEIVELRGHPWFLGCQFHPEFKSTPRKPHPLFTAFIQASLKHKEQVRQP
- the pgsA gene encoding CDP-diacylglycerol--glycerol-3-phosphate 3-phosphatidyltransferase; the protein is MKLFNVPNLLSLSRILSVPVFIILMLEPSPVRALVAGIVFSLAAATDWLDGYLARKWGQVTRIGKLLDPIADKILIMSALVILVELRSDVVRAWIAIVIIGREFAVTGLRAMAASEGMIIPSETVGKYKVGAQIAAVLLLLLDYYLDKGWMTDLGRVALWVAMILALYSAVRYFMAYWSKLNR
- the kdsA gene encoding 3-deoxy-8-phosphooctulonate synthase, giving the protein MTRTVTVRRISIGGKGPFVLIAGPCVIESEESTREAAIRLKRMTGELGIPFIFKSSFDKANRSSVKSYRGPGMQEGLAILGRVAKELDVPVLSDIHRFEEIAPAADVLDVIQIPAFLCRQTDFVMEAARTGRVINIKKGQFLAPWDIGNAAEKAASTGNDKIIITERGVSFGYNNLVADMRSIPIIRDMGYPVVFDATHSVQLPGAGGSASSGDRKFVPHLARAAAAVGVDALFMEVHACPDKALCDGPNMLGLDDLPALLLQVQQIDRIVK
- a CDS encoding HAD-IIIA family hydrolase, which gives rise to MQITDQRLKIKAKKIKLLLLDVDGVMTDGRIILDNQGNETKAFHVRDGHGIKLLQNEGVLVGIITGRKSEVVNIRARELGIMDVHQGIKDKLTAYDAVVAKHGLSDEEVAYIGDDEVDVAIFKRVGLAAAVADADPSVRPHVQLVTRAHGGRGAVREVINFILKSRGVVPRR
- a CDS encoding glycosyltransferase; the encoded protein is MKITVIVPTYNRPQALKLSLLSLAQQSMLPQEVMVADDGSGPETRTMVHEMQRKIQNAFPISHVWHEDKGFRKPKILNEAVRQSTGDYLIFLDGDCMAHRHFIRSHVENGSHDAILSGKRVEIGRQLTEHLLASGKVLNSLRPSLLWDAARGRSRKVEEAIPIRSAFLRRLAHRDRITDDGVWGCNFSIAKDLFLAINGCDEDFLDGSIEDNDLGIRVLNQGKQVKSVRGLAIIFHLWHQSSWSFTNEKYQHNLAILKKRIADKEPFCRNGIRKR